The window TCACCTTTCTTCCAAGACGGACACTGTCAAGTCATTCCATGTCCGACCTCCCGGCTAGTTTATAAATGTCCGGGGAAGAGTTGCTTTTGAACCGCTAGGGCTCCTAGCACATCCCCAGAATTATAAACGATGGAGGAAAGATGAAATCTTTCAATCATTACAAAATGGAACTGAGGCCCCGTAGCGAACTGACAACCGGACTGGTACTGTACGGTGAAACTGAACCTGCGGAAATGCAGATTGAAAATCTCTGGAAAATCGTTGACCGCAGAACAGGTGAAGAACTTGCAGACCCAAAGCCTGACTTTGATGAATTCTCATCCTCTGACCGCATGTACCCATCCATGATGAATCCGGAAGTCAAACGCCGCTGGGACCTGAAAAATTATGAATGGGAAGAAACCAAGGCTCAACATGCCAAACTGAGACGCATGGTCCATGCCCAGTTCATGCAGGAGAATCCCAATCTGCCCGTAATTCAGGGTTTGCAGGGGACGACCTACGGCAGTGAGATTCAGTCTGAATTCAAGAAGATACTCAGCGGAAAGCAGTCCATTCTAAAATCCCGCATGCCCAAGGCAGGAACGGGCAGGACCATCCGAGATGAGCTGGAGCGTGACAATGTGGACATCAATGAAATGGCAGATGAAGTTGTACAGTTCCAGACTCCCGAGTCCCGGAACACCTTTGCTGTCATGGGCGTGGATCGAGCTGAAACACTGCGCATTGCTGGTAAAATCCTTGCTTCGGCAGAATCCAGTCATGCTCTTGAATATCAGTACGATGAAGAGGGGCGTTTGCAGATTGTCCACTGTGGAGGAAAGCCGGTTGAGATGTATCGCTACAACCGAATGGGACAGCGTGTGTTTTCGCAGGTTTCCGGTGATCAGCCGCTGGAATATCACTACAATGAACTTGGTCAGCTTGTTCAGGCCGGGGATGTTGCTTACTCCTATGATGAAAACGGCGACCTCACAGGTAAAAAAGACTCACATGGACTGACCTGTTACCGCTATCTGAAAAACGGGCAGCTTTGCGGAGTTCAGCTTCCTGACGGTAGTGAGATTGAATACCGTTTTGATAAAAACGGCTTCCGCGCTGAAAAGCTTATCGATGGCAAACTTGTTCAGCGTTACTACTGGGATAATCTGGTCACCCTGTCTGCGGTGAAAGACAAATCCGGGGTGACCCGCTTTCGTTACGATGAAGACGGTGACGCCATCGGGATGATCCGCAACGGTCAGAAGCTGCTGCTGGCTACCGATCAGTTGGGCAGTATTTTTGCTGTTGCTGATTTGTCGGGAAACAGTGTACAGGAAGTTCTATATGATTCTTTCGGAATAATGATACAGAACAGCCGTCCTGAACTTGTACTTCCGCTCGGCTTTGCCGGAGGGTTGTATGATTCCGATACTGGATTGGTTCACTTCGGATACCGTGAATACGATCCTGCCACCGGACGTTTCATTTCTCCTGATCCGCTGGGATATGCTGGCGGGGATGTGGACCTGTATGGTTATTGCGGAGATGATCCGGTTAACTTTGTTGATCGGTTGGGTTTATTTGATGAATCCAGTTCAGACGATGACGGGAAGAGCGAAAGCAAATCGTCAAGTTCCGGTGGGTACGCTGGAAACGATTTCGGTCCGGGTTATGACGGAACAAGTGGAAGTGCCTACGGTCCTACAGACGCAGGTTGGGGCTACAACACCGATCCGGGAGGCTCTCACTACAATGGCAATAACACTCTGGGCGGAGGAGGCGGCAATGGACATAGTCAAAATACGACTCATAACGCCCAACAAGCCAAAGATAACGATTTTTTCGGTCAGCTGAGTCAGCAGGCTTTGGACCAGCTGAATACAGTAGGCGTACAACAAGGCTTGGAGGCGGATAAGAAGGCTCAAGAACTAGCTAATAAGCAGAATCAATTCAATGCCAAGGAACAGGCAAAAAAAGAGCATAAAGCCCTTGCTGAAGCAGACCGCCTAAGTCGAGCTCGACGTGCGTCTCTGATGAACAATAAAGACGATAAAGATAAAGGATTTTTCGAAACAGTTTATGACGGAGTTGAAGAGGCTCTGACAAAAGGAGGAAAGGCTGCCAAAGAAGCAACTGCCAAGGCTGGTAAGGCTTTTGTTGATGATTCAAGAATATGGGGAACAACAGCAGCCGCAGTTGCAATGCCTGCTGTTGTTGCAGGGCTGACATTTGGAGGTAAAGAAGTTCTAGGAGCGGCTCCTCACATGGCGAAAAATGTAGGCAAAGCGGCTAAATGGGGCAAAAATTTTGCAAAAAACACAGCTAGAAAGGCCGACATAAACATACGGACAAGCAAGATTGGAACAAAGAAGAACTTAAACCTTGAAAACGTAGGCGAAGCAGCAACAGGACTAATCGATAATCAACCTCCTTCTCCAACTCCCGGAGGATGGGTGAGTGCAGGTAAGTTCCTCGGCGCAAAAACACTGGAAGCTATGGAGAATCATGGAAAAAAATAGAAGAAAATCACACAAAATCAAACCCTCCAAAGGTGGAACTAATAGACTTACTCTTATTCTGGCTGGTTGGATTTGTTTCTTGTCTGGAGTTTTGACCCCGCTTACTGGTGGGGGAAGATATAAAGGCTTTAAAGTATATGATTTTGTAGGATATATACAATTGGCTGTTGGTGCCATTATCCTGATTTATTTATGGAAAACAAGAGAAAGCGTTTCATTGAATTCAGATAAAAACAACGAACCGGAAGACATGATCTGCCCAAAATGCCAGACGGTTTATTTGGCAGAAGATCTTCCTGAAAATTGCCGAAAAGACATTTGCTCTGAATGTGGAACTAAATTGGAGACCTTAGATGGATTTTACGATCGTCACCCGGAATTAAAAGACGTTCCAGAACAATTCCCTCAGCCAGAGCCAGAGAATGATTAACAATGCCTCCGGGCTTCGGTCCGGGGGCTTTCTCAACTAAATCATCCGGGACAATATGGACAAAATGGACAGAAATCGAATTTTGTCCATATTGTCCATTTTGTCCCGTGGTTTTTATTTTGGTTTGTTGCCCTCGTGCCTGAACTCAGCAGGGAGGTTTTCACGGAATTCTTCGATCACTGAATTGGCAGGTCTGACCATTTCCAGTTTCTGGATGTAGTCCTTGGCTATGACCTTATCAGCGATGGCTTTATACTCTTTATGCGGGAACTGCTTTTTCGCTGTCGGGTCAGCGACCATTTCAAGGATCATGTTGGCGAAGAAGAATCCTTCTTTGCGTGCGCCCTCCAACTTTTTCTCAGACTTCGACAATCGAGCCTTCAGGGTCCGCGCATCTTCCAATTCTTTTTCAAGTTCTTTAATTTTTAGCTCAAAAGCCTCAACATTGACCTCCGGCAATTCGGCCTTCAGTCTCAACTCCATTTCCAGCTCATTTTGCAATTCATCGACTTTTGACCGGAGAGCTTCAATACCAGCATAATCAACAGGCTTCAGCCGGGGGCAGGCTTCTTCCGCTCTATGAACTTCATCCAGATCAAAAAAACAGCCCTCTTTGAAAAGTATGGCTACACGCTCTTTGTCCGGCATAAACTGAGAATAGAAACTTCTGGCAATCAAAGCTCGTTCGGGATTCCTTTCAGAGCGGAGGAAAACTTTAAGTCTGGTTTCAAAAATCACATTCAAAAAATCGTGGCCGACTTCGCGGTCCCAGCGTTTACGCAGATCAGCGGCTGAAATTCTATTCTTAACCCCGGCTTTGAAAAGCGCAGTCCCGTCTTTGACCCAAAAGACAACCAAAATCTTCATCAGCCAGAGAAACAGCCCAACTAAAAGGGTCATGCCAAAAGTTCTAAGCAGAATCCCTATTTCCGGTTTCGTCGGCAGGACAATAAAAATCAAACAGCCCAAGTAAATTCCGACCAGCAACAGAAGGATGCTGACAGCTTTATCCAGCAGCCCACGTTTCAGCTTTAGGCAGGAAGTAACAAAAGGAGGTATAGGCTTTTCCTCCTTCTTTTCATCCGGTTCCTTGCCGCCAGCCTGATCCTGAGCAGTGCTTTCAATTTCCGATTTTATATTTTTCTCATTTTGAATGTCACTCATGCTTGGCTCCATATTTTTATCTAGACTAGTCCATTTTAACCGAGCTATATTTTATTTACAAATCACGAGGCAAATAAGGGAAATATTCGAGAATCAACATGGGGAACGAAAAGTGAAAAGATTTGAGCTTAATCAGGCTCTTTTCACTTTTTTCGATTTTATGGGGAAGAGTATGGGGAAGACGGATTTTGAAAAAGTAAAAGGGTGCTAGACTAAACGTCTAACACCCTGTATTTACTGTGGTAGGCCACCAAGGACTTGAACCTTGAACCAACGGATTAAGAGTCCATTTTTTAACTTTTTTTCGATGTCCCCTGACGTCCCTGAGTAAATAATTTCAACACCTTACGCAATCCCAAGTGTCCCTCGGAGTCCCTTGTAAAAGGCGAAAACCGGGAGTATACCGGGAGAGATGAAAGCCCGTAATACAACCGAATGGAAAAAAATTAGCAGCACCAGAGGCGTCCGATATTATGAACATGCGACCCGGAAATACAAGGGAAATCCTGATAAATATTACTCGGTTCGATGGTACCGCCAAGGCAAGACCTTAGAAGAAGGCATTGGATGGTCTTCAGAAGGTTGGAAAGTGGCCGAAATCGCCGACCTCAGACACAAACTTCAGCAGAATTATAAGTCAGGGGAAGATCCCAACACATTTGCCGCACTCAAAGAACATCACGCCAAAAAAAAAGCTGAGGTCGCAGCTCTAGAAGCCAAAGAGCAAATCAAAGAAATAACCTTCCAAGAATTCTTTGAACAATACTATATTCCGTGGAAACGTGACCGCAAAAAAAGAAAAACATGGACGGATGATGTAAAAAGAGCCGACAAACGCATTCATCCATTTCTTGGCGGATTTCCCTTGTCAGCTATCACTCCAGACCTCCTTCAGGAATTCATGGATTCGCTCTACGACGCTAAGCTAGCTGAGGCGACCGTGCTCCACCATATGGCGATTATACGATCTGTATTTAATCGTGCAGCATCAACGATTGTAAAAGACGTTGTGATTTTTTCAGGACAGTCCCCCATCGACCATATAGAGCTGCCCCAAATCGGCAACAAGAACCAAAGAGAACGCTTCCTCACCAAAGAAGAAGCCAAACTCTTAATGTCTGCGACACTGAAGAAAGCCAAAAAATCTGAAAGGGATCTCTGGCGTCAAAGCTGGCAGGACCTGCATGATGCAATGCTGCTATCCCTGCACACAGGACTGAGGCTTGGCGAAATTCAACGTGCTGAATGGCATGATGTCAATTTTTATGGAAAAGCACTAACTGTGAGGCTCATTAGTAACGGGCAAAAGCCGGGCGGGACTATTCCGCTAAACTCAGTAGCCCTTGATGTACTCATGCGCCGCAGAGAGCAATCCGATGATGCGCAGATCTTCCCTCCCCTTTCCGGGGGCAAAAAGAAAGAAAACCTTTCAAAGCAATTCAAAATCATTGCCGACGAATTAAAACTGAATAGATTTGCCACATCCAAAAGCCAGCGAATCGTATTCCATTCACTGCGACATACTTTCGCCTCTTGGCTGGCTATTGCCGGAGTGGACATCTATCGAATCAAAACTTTGATGCGCCATAAGACCATCAACATGACCATGCGCTACGCGCACCTCAGCCCTGACTATTCTCAAGGAGCGGTAGATCTGCTGACTATGGATTAATTACCACTTAAACTATGAGGATTACCACTAATGACTATGTATAATCCCCCACATCCAGGTGAGCTTATCAGCTCCGTATATATGAAAGAATACAATCTTAGCTGCCGCAAGCTGGCAATTATGCTCGGTGTGGCTCCTTCCACTCTCGCCCGTGTTCTGAATGCCAAAAGTGCGGTATCCCCAGAGATGGCCCTGCGCCTTTCAAAGGTTCTCGGACGTACCCCGGAAAGCTGGCTGGCTATGCAGGCGAATTATGAGATTGAAAAAATACGCAGCCAAATTGATTTGTCTGGGGTCATTTCTGTGCGTACAGATTGTCCGATTGCATAACCTCGTATTTTTTCTGCTTGAAAATCGCTATACAAACCGCTCAAAAAGACAAAATCAGAGACTCTAATCCATAAACAAAACATCGCTATATCAACAACTTAAACACATCAAAAGATCGCTATTTAAAACGCTCGTTTTTTCTACAAATATAGCTAAAAATAGCTCCACCGGTTGTTGATTAACATACAGGTTTTTCACGGGCAAAAAGATCGCTATTCAAACCGCTCATTTTTTGAACAATCAGCAACATTGAAAAGACTAAAAACATCGTGTAATTAAATATTTACAAACCTTAAAAGATCGCTATCCAAACCGCTCAAAATTGGAGAAAACATGACCTTTTGGCCGATAGTAATTCCTGACCGTAAAGACATTGGGCCCTTAAAAGATATGGCACAGGAAGTTATCGCCTCATCGGCTTCTCTTGAAGGCCGGGTGGCACCAGACACAGCTAAAGTCATCGGAGACCATCTTCGGTTAATCAATAGCTACTACAGCAACCTCATTGAAGGTCACAAATCGACTCTTCGTGATATTGAAGATGCCATGGACAAACGTTTTGATGCTGATTCTGAAAAAAGATACGCACAAGACTTATGCGCTGCACACGTTCTGGCAGAAATGGAACTAATGAACGATATTGAAAATGGCACTATAAAAAATATCGCCAGCCAAGACCTGCTGAGGCTGATTCATACCAGGTTTTACTGCCACTTGTCGCCAGACCATCTTTATACTCATGAAAAAGATGGTTTTACAGATATTCCCGTGCTGCCGGGAGAATTTCGAGACAGACTTATTTCGGTCGGACCAAACGTCGCAACAGGTGGTTCGATCGGACCTAATCCTGAAAATTTGAATATCGCTCTGCAACAATTTTCAGATGATTATAACCAGCAACAATATTTTGGCGATGAAAGGATTATAGCCATGGCCGCCTCTCATCACCGCCTGACATGGTTACATCCGTTCAGGGATGGAAATGGCCGCGTGTCACGATTGTTTTCAACTCTTTATATGGCCCGGTGCGATATTAATAAATCAAACCTGTGGTCACTGTCGCGTGGGTTGTCCAGAAACAAAGAAGAATACATGATCAATCTGTTTTCATGCGACCCGCCGCCGGAAGGGGAAAGAGCCACTCATAGCGCAAGCGAGCTTCTTGCTGATTTTGTAGAATTTATGTTTGAAGTATGTCTTGATCAGATCGGCTTTATGAGCAATTTACTTTCGCTTGAAACGATTGAGCGGCGTATTGAGTGGTTTGTTGAGGTCAATTCTTTAAAACGTGGTGGAAAACTGCATCCAGATTCAGCCCGTCTGCTCCGTGCAGTATTTATGCAGGGAAAGGTTAAAAGAGGTGAGGCTGGCACAATTCTTAACAAAGCAACATCAACAGCGCGAAAAATTGTTAAAGAACTCATTGACGAAGGCTTACTCACATCTGACACGCCAAAGTCACCTTTACAAGTAGCACTGCCATCCAAAGCATTGCCGTACTACTTCCCGGACATATACAATCCAAGTGTAATCGGCAAAGACTACGTTGATATGATCGCTAAAAGATAAAATACACCTATTTTTTGACTACAGAACGTAGATGAAATCCCTCTCGGTTATTCCGATTATATTACTGCGTCTTTGATCCAACAAAACACCCTGTTTCGGCTGGGTGTTTGAATTTTCAAAGAGCTAAACTGGGAACCCAAACATAAAAAGGTGCCAACTAAATCATGCATTCCTTTTCCAGAACACCAAACCTCCGAATACCGTACTCCACTAAGTCTTCTCTCCTATAAAGAACCTTGCGACCACTTTCATAACGATGCCTCGGCCCGGCCATTCTGCTGTCGTCATTCCTCAAAGTCTTAGGTGACAGCCATCCGCCAGTATATTTAGCCACATCTTTTCTGGCAATAATAGGAGGCAGCGATTCAACCACCATATTTTTAAATACGGCTTCGTTCTCTGTC is drawn from Desulfovibrio sp. JC022 and contains these coding sequences:
- a CDS encoding RHS repeat domain-containing protein, with product MKSFNHYKMELRPRSELTTGLVLYGETEPAEMQIENLWKIVDRRTGEELADPKPDFDEFSSSDRMYPSMMNPEVKRRWDLKNYEWEETKAQHAKLRRMVHAQFMQENPNLPVIQGLQGTTYGSEIQSEFKKILSGKQSILKSRMPKAGTGRTIRDELERDNVDINEMADEVVQFQTPESRNTFAVMGVDRAETLRIAGKILASAESSHALEYQYDEEGRLQIVHCGGKPVEMYRYNRMGQRVFSQVSGDQPLEYHYNELGQLVQAGDVAYSYDENGDLTGKKDSHGLTCYRYLKNGQLCGVQLPDGSEIEYRFDKNGFRAEKLIDGKLVQRYYWDNLVTLSAVKDKSGVTRFRYDEDGDAIGMIRNGQKLLLATDQLGSIFAVADLSGNSVQEVLYDSFGIMIQNSRPELVLPLGFAGGLYDSDTGLVHFGYREYDPATGRFISPDPLGYAGGDVDLYGYCGDDPVNFVDRLGLFDESSSDDDGKSESKSSSSGGYAGNDFGPGYDGTSGSAYGPTDAGWGYNTDPGGSHYNGNNTLGGGGGNGHSQNTTHNAQQAKDNDFFGQLSQQALDQLNTVGVQQGLEADKKAQELANKQNQFNAKEQAKKEHKALAEADRLSRARRASLMNNKDDKDKGFFETVYDGVEEALTKGGKAAKEATAKAGKAFVDDSRIWGTTAAAVAMPAVVAGLTFGGKEVLGAAPHMAKNVGKAAKWGKNFAKNTARKADINIRTSKIGTKKNLNLENVGEAATGLIDNQPPSPTPGGWVSAGKFLGAKTLEAMENHGKK
- a CDS encoding HigA family addiction module antitoxin, which encodes MTMYNPPHPGELISSVYMKEYNLSCRKLAIMLGVAPSTLARVLNAKSAVSPEMALRLSKVLGRTPESWLAMQANYEIEKIRSQIDLSGVISVRTDCPIA
- a CDS encoding site-specific integrase — its product is MKARNTTEWKKISSTRGVRYYEHATRKYKGNPDKYYSVRWYRQGKTLEEGIGWSSEGWKVAEIADLRHKLQQNYKSGEDPNTFAALKEHHAKKKAEVAALEAKEQIKEITFQEFFEQYYIPWKRDRKKRKTWTDDVKRADKRIHPFLGGFPLSAITPDLLQEFMDSLYDAKLAEATVLHHMAIIRSVFNRAASTIVKDVVIFSGQSPIDHIELPQIGNKNQRERFLTKEEAKLLMSATLKKAKKSERDLWRQSWQDLHDAMLLSLHTGLRLGEIQRAEWHDVNFYGKALTVRLISNGQKPGGTIPLNSVALDVLMRRREQSDDAQIFPPLSGGKKKENLSKQFKIIADELKLNRFATSKSQRIVFHSLRHTFASWLAIAGVDIYRIKTLMRHKTINMTMRYAHLSPDYSQGAVDLLTMD
- a CDS encoding Fic family protein, which produces MTFWPIVIPDRKDIGPLKDMAQEVIASSASLEGRVAPDTAKVIGDHLRLINSYYSNLIEGHKSTLRDIEDAMDKRFDADSEKRYAQDLCAAHVLAEMELMNDIENGTIKNIASQDLLRLIHTRFYCHLSPDHLYTHEKDGFTDIPVLPGEFRDRLISVGPNVATGGSIGPNPENLNIALQQFSDDYNQQQYFGDERIIAMAASHHRLTWLHPFRDGNGRVSRLFSTLYMARCDINKSNLWSLSRGLSRNKEEYMINLFSCDPPPEGERATHSASELLADFVEFMFEVCLDQIGFMSNLLSLETIERRIEWFVEVNSLKRGGKLHPDSARLLRAVFMQGKVKRGEAGTILNKATSTARKIVKELIDEGLLTSDTPKSPLQVALPSKALPYYFPDIYNPSVIGKDYVDMIAKR